TGTAGAACCGATTAGATTACCTTGTTTATTTAATGTGAGTTTGTGCCTTTCTGTCTCAATCTTCCAATACAGGTAtattgactggggtggggaggggaagcagtCTAATAAAATTCTAGACAGCTCTGTGGAGTCCAGCTTATTGGTGATGTCCTGTCCATTTTGAAACTTGAATAATCTAAAACTCTTGCTGATGACCCCACTGAGCTGGAGCAGCATTAGGGGAAATTCTAAGGTGTGTACAGGGAAATTTCTGTGAAATGCACAAATACTTCATATCTGCTCTGCGGGCAGcatttcctttttggtttctctCATCTATCCCTCTGCTAAGCAAAGCATTCGCGTTCTTAgcctggcttctgaggtctgccCCTCCTGAGGcttgcttgctgtgtgtgtgtgtgtgtgtgtgtgtgtgtgtgtgtgtgtgtgtgtgtgtgcgcgtgtgtgtgcgcgcgcgcgtgtaaaACCCctctgggggtgtgtgtgttttctggggAGGGTCACATAAGTTTTCATCACATGCTGAGAGAAAAACCCCTCCGCCAAATAAAGGGTAAGAACCGGTGATTTGAAGGAACTCCGAGCTCTTTAGCAGAATAAACTCATCATTTCATATATCTGGTCAGAAGCACGGACTTGTTTTTCATTCTTTAATGGTTACTTTTTAAGAGTCCAGGTATCTAAAAATGCCCCGTGTGCACTAAGCAATCCACAGTTTTAAAAGTGAATCTAAATGTGCGTCTAGGGAAGCATTAGAGAAAAAAGCCCTTCATAAATGGTCTTTGGGAGGTTGCCTTTGGTTGCGGGGAAAGGTGGGTTGCGGGTAAAACCAGGTGGACTCCCTATCACCTCTCATCGCTTGCGGGGCGAGGGGAACTGGAGGAAAGGCAGCGACCCCAGACGCGGCATTAGCGACACGAGGCGAGCCGCGTCGGGGGCTCCCGCGGGCAGAGGCGGCCCGCCCCGCGCACGGCGTCCTGGGAGCGACAGGCTGCGGGCAGAGGCGCCCGGCGCGGCAGTGTGGACTCGCCGTGCTGCCGAGGGACACGCCCCTCGCCCGTCCCATGATCCCCTGCGTCCTCGCTCCGGCCTTTCTCTGTTGGCGCTGGCCGGGAGGCCACGCCCCTCGCTGAAGCGCGCCATTCAGAGCGCTCGCTGCGCCCCGAACCCGCCTCTTACGGAAGCCGAAGCGGAGGTTCTGAATCCGGAAGAAAAACACCCTGTGGGAGTGAGTTCTCCGGGGTCTGACACCCCACAGGCGGATCGTGCCGGGGCGGCGAGAGTCGGAGAGACAGCAGCCCGCCGCGCCGCAGTGTGTGGACCATGGCGGCCGTGGGCCTGCGGAAACCGAGCGAGCAGAGCGGCAGGAGTCTCAGGTGAGGAAGATGTCTGGGCGGCATCACTCCCCGCAGCCCAGTCGGGGCTGTGGATGTGGGGGCGGACCGAGAGAGAAGGGGCCGGGCCTACTGGTCGTCTCCGGCTCAGAGGCCGCCTGACCCGTGGGTACTTTAACCACCAACCGCGCTTCTGATGTGCCCGCCACCCGTCCGGGCCGTTGTCGGGCGGGCCGTGTTAAACCCGAGGCGCGCGCCCTCTCTAAACAATAGCACCTGAGTCCATTCTCGTCGAGGCGACCCAAGTGGCCCCGGGGAGGCAGCCGCCTCGGGCggtttgaagttagaaaaccgtTAGACATTTTCCTTTCCCCTACAGAAGAGGAGAAAGCTTGCTCCAACTTGGGATCAGCGCGCACATCACGGGGTCCGTCTAATCGCTGGAGACCTCCTGAAATCCGAAATCCGCCTGGTCCCATGAATGCTCCTTACCAAGGATCAACTCTAATCGTTAACTTGGTCCCAGTCACAATGCAAGGATTTTCCAGCTTTGCTGCTAAATCGTTAGACCTGATTGTTGGTAGCGGGAAATCCCAAGCTTAGCTCTTGTTCCACTTAGCGCAAGATCCTGGTGAATAAAGAAGCCTTTGAATTAAGTGCTTCCTGTTATCCTCTGCTGGACAGCAGGGGGAGATCATAAACAAATTTGGGCCCCAGCTGAGCGCCTGGGAAGGTAgcttgtggggagaggggggcttgAGGAGATTGTATTCATAGAGGGCAGGAATTGCTTTAAGCCCCTTAGGGATTTCTTCACGTGTGGCATTTTAGAACAAGAACCTTCAAGAACAGAGTGCTGTGGAATGGTGGAGAAATGTTACCGCCTGCTCTTttcctcccacctgccccaggTCCCATTCAGGGTCATCTATCAAAAGGGTAGTCACTCTAGAACTCATGTAAGACTTCGTACCATTTATTCGTGTCCCAATCAGggatttttggggggttttgtgaGAGCCCAGTTTGAGAGTTGGCCAAGCCTCCCTTCACCTTGAGGCTCCACTGGGATTTAGTGTTTCTCAAAGCTCCTACCTTGGTGCTGTTGCGTCCCCAGGTTTTGCATGAAGTTGGGGTGGAGAGTGTTACCCAGATGATGACTTTCCCAAAGGAGGACAGCCGTCGGACAGATGTGAGGAAACCTGTTAGGTAGAACGTTTTGGGGCCACGCAGAGCTTGACAGAATTCAAGACACTGCTGGAAAGCAGTAAACAAGGGAATGTAGTATTATTGCTGTGCTTTTTGTAAGTTGTCCCCATCGTAGTAGTGATGAGACCTCTTGCCAGGTGGCAACTGAGGCTGCAGGGTCTCCCTGGTAGTTTCAGGAATCCTTGGGGGGAGAAAGTGAGGGCAGGGACGTTGCTGACGTCAGGGTGGCCAGAGGAGCTGATGGAATCAGTAGATTCCTGACTGTCCACCCCACCTCTATTTCCCAGTGCCTGACCCAGAAACCTTCGGCGCCATTTGGCAGCTTTATTAGCAGTGCAAGCTTCACCGGTGCTGCTAAGTGTGAGCAGCTGTGGGCCTGTGTGGAGGAGCCATCCAGATTGAGGATGTCTGGGCTCGGGGGACAATGGTGAAAACATGGAGGGGTTGTTGTCCGCGGGCCTGATACCTCCTTTGAGATACAGGCTCTCCTGTGCCTCATTATGACTCAGTAGATTGTGGTACAGCCATTAGCAGGCTTAGACCCGCTTGAGTGTTTATCACCTGGGCAAGGTCTTGCCCACTTTTTTCCATGACCGACCGACCTCTGCGTCCCCTCCACAGGATACATGTTGTGACATGGAACGTGGCTTCTGCAGCTCCCCCTCTAGACCTCAATGACCTGCTTCAGTTGAACAACCAGAACCTGAATCTGGACATATATATCATTGGGTAGGTGTCTGTAGAACCCCTTCACCCATTTCTAGATCTGAAGTCAGGTGAGCCCGACTGGCCCCATGCTGTGTCTCTGGGGAGCCGCTGTCACCTGTCCTCCCATACTCTGGAGTCAAAGGCTTTCAGCCTGCCTCAGATCTGGTCCGGTGCCCCTTTGTCCTGGGTCGGCAGTGACCAGGGGATGGAGAcccgcagctctgggagagggagccCATGGTAAAGGAGGGCAGGGTATGTGTGGCAGAGACAGGAGCCTCCAAGCCTGGGGAAGAGCCTCTGACCTGGGCGGTTAGTCTGCAGGAAATGAACTGCGGGATCATCAGCCTTCTTTCGGATATGGCCTTCGAAGACCCATGGAGCAGTTTCTTCATGGACGTGCTGTCCCCTCTGAGCTTCATGAAGGTAACTCACAAGTTCATGTGCGATGGAGAGATGTGTCCCACCGCTTGTCTCTGAtacccgcctccccccccccaggccttTGGCCTCCCGTGTTCCTCTGACTCCCCTTACTGAAAGGCTTGCCATGCAGTTGCACCAGGCTCCAGGGAGCCGGAGCTAAGTGGGCCTCAAGAGGCTCACTTAGCATCTTGATATTTTTCAGGTTGGGAGAATTCCTGGGAGAGGTACAGCATGGCTTGTGGCCTCACCGCTCGCCTCCAGGCACTGCATGCATGCCACCCGCAGTCTCCATGTGTGAACATCCTGGCTGCTATTTGTCAAATGCTTACTTAGTGTTCAGCATTATAAGTAAGCTCTTTGCAgccattattttaaaatcttaccAACCCTCCAGAAATTGGAATCTTTAACGGGTAAAATCATGGCTCTAAGGTGGCACGCCCAAAGTCAAGGTATCTGGGATTTGAATCCAAATCTTTGAGACTGCATAGCCCCTGTTTTTAATCGCTTTAAGGCTAGTGTTCACTATTAATTTCCCAGGGACCCACAGTTAGGGGaagggagatggggagggtggCTTCTCAGGCTAAGGGACCAGTGCACTTCTGGGAAACTTGAGACCCGTGTTTCCCAAAATGGGTGATACCGCCCCCTGGGGGGCGCTGGAGTGATTCAAGGGGGCTGCAAAAACAGGTCTCTACACTTGATCCTAGACTGTGGGCTATAGTACCAAGAACAactcctgccatcgagtcagcgccAGCTCATggcaccctatagagcagggaagACCTGggcctgtgggcttcagagactagaactctttacaggagtagaaagcctcatcttaccccCACTGGTGATTtttaattgctgaccttggggttagcagccactATGTGTCACCAAAGTCTGGCACAAAAGTTCAATTGCCAGGGAtatgcagatttttttttttttctgaaaggggCCGGATGGGTGGCGTAAGTTTGGGAAGCTGTTAGATAGGGAGGCTCTAGGTTGGTGGTTTCTCACTTTGTGTCTGCCCTGCACACAGAGgggtgaaatgctttcccattcaGTGCCCCAAAGAAGATGCTTCTTGGAAACACCAGAATTCCCTCTGCTCCCCTCCCTAGGTGGACTGCTTCTGGCCCACTGGGGGAAACCCATTACCCTGGTCTGCCTGAGCATAGAGCTGGGaggaggccaagtgcccgctgctgaGCCCTCACTTCCTCCAAAACAAACTCAGAGGCCCCTTCCTGTGGACTTCAAGCTAGATAGCGCCTCTGCAGAGGACAGAGCCTCCCTCTCTCACCACCTTCCCCCCTCTCGGGGCTGCAGGGCTCCCTGTACGCTGGCTGGCTGGCAGCAGATTGGTGGAAGGAACCGAGCCAAGGAAATTAGCTCAGCTGTGACAGAGACACAACCCATTCCACCCATGCAGCCTCCCAAGTTTGGCAACCAGCCTCAGGTCCTGGAACCCAAAGCGGATGCCCCTCCTTCAGCTAGCCAAGAATTGGGGTGAACAAGCAAGCCCTGTTTGCAGCCTGTTCTTTGGGTGGGGATTAGCCAGCCATAGGGTGAGGAGCTTGAGGCTGGCCCCATTGCCTGCTCCCATTCCTGGCCACCTCCCTCTGGTCCCTTCCTTAGCTCCTCCTCCCCTGTTTCCTTTTAACGGAACTTCTGCTAGAGTTGCCTGCCTTCTCCAGAGCCCcaccctttctcccagtctgctctTGCCCTGTCCCTAACCTCATCCTCCAACATCCATCCCTGCACCTTCACATGATGATGGACTGGCACTTTGTTGGTGGAGTTCAGTCGCCCAGCTCTACTCTGTGGGCTAGGATTCAGCTGCAAGCTCTTTCTGCATCCAGATCACCTCCCTAGTTCTGATCCTGGCCCTGGACTCGGTCCCTTCCACTTCCCTTGTCACAGAAGACTGAGAAGGATGGGGAAAGACAGGAAGATGGGTTGGGGACACATGTTCTAGTAACCTCATTCAACCATGCATTCTACCGCCCCCTAGATTTGGGGTTCCCCCTGTGTTGACTCCTCCACCGTGCCAGGACTCCCTGGCCTGTGGGATCATGTTTCATAATTCCTGGAAGGCCCCAGTACATGCTCCCCACCCGGGGATTTCCTCCTTGGCCTCTGCACCTCCTGCTCCGGAAACAGCTACTCAAGCCGTGGGTGTGGACAGTCTGAACCTAAGAGAGGGCTGAtggccctcccctgccccccctatGGTCTCCGCTGTGGGAatgtgggctcccctagtcctcgGGTGCCACTTCCCAGGTCATCCTACCAGCTCCCCGAGCCTCAGTTCCCTCATATGTACAAAAGGAGGGGGGTCCCACAGGGTTGGCGTCAGAAATGAAACAAGGTCCTGTGTCAAGCACTCCGGGAGCTACTAGccatcctcccccgccccccacctgcgTGCATGCCCCTGCCTGCGCCCTGCCTTCCTAGACAGCCCACTGCCCACAGCCTACAGGCATTTTACAGGGAGAGGGGCTGTCTCTGTGGAAAAGTGTCCAAGTATTGAGTGTTCTGTTGGGTGGATTGCTACATACATAGACACCCATGTCACCACCAGCCAAATCAAGATACAGAAGGTGTCCAGCACCCAACAGGTTCCCCGATGTGCCTCCCTTTGAAGACTCCTGAAACTGAGAAACCGTCGCCATCCTCAGATGTCCATGCATTCGAGCCACTTCTGTTTATCCCTGAGGAATAGGCTCCACATCAAAAGCTAAggcagagccaggatttgaaccccACCCTGTTGTCAGCCTCCACAGCCTCCTTAGCACTCTCCTGAATAGCTACGTGTCTCCCCGAGGCCCTGCTGGCATGGGTGGCagcccaaaggacccagaggtgTTCTGAGGGCAGAAGTGAGAGGCACAGGAGACCTGCCTGGGGTGGGGACTGAGGACTAACGCCCTCCCAATGGCAGAGGTCCTGGTCCTCTCTCCCCTCCATCCCAGGCCCAAGAGCCCAAACTGAAACCTTTCCATTCCCAGAATGCATCATCATCTGACGGCCGAGGGAAGGCGTGAGTGCCGAGGTTCCCACTGGGATCCCATAGACCCTGGGGCCGGGCACCGTGTGTATGCCTCGGGCTCTACTGGCACCCCAGCACAGGGCCACGCTGAGCCTGTGCAACCCCACGAATGGCATCGCCTTGTTCCCCTGCAGGTCTCCTGTGTCCGCATGCAGGGGCTCCTCTTACTGATCTTTGCCAAGCACCAGCATGTACCCTTCATCCAGATCCTCTCTACCAAGTCCACACCCACGGGCCTCTTCGGGTACTGGGTAAGGACCGAGCTGTTTTCTGAGTCTCAAGCGGGGAAGGTTGCCTGTCCCTGGGCTGGGAGGGTGGGTGCTTTCAAGTCAGGGAGTGCCCTACAAACTCTTCTTGCCTCAGAGGGGCAAGACTGACAGCCTGAGCCCCCCAGCTGGGTGGAGGCCTCTGGCCCTGGGTTCAGGGTGGAGACAGGAAGTGGCGTGACCTGTCCCAAGAGGGTCAGGGGAGGTGAGAGCATCCCCATTTAGACCGAGGACAGGGAAGAGAGATGTGTCCAGCCCACACAGTTCTGCCCCCTTCTGCCCACCGGCCCTGGCAGGGAAACAAGGGGGGCGTCAACATCTGCCTGAAGCTTTATGGCTATTATATCAGCATCATCAACTGTCACCTGCCCCCCCACCTGACCAACAACGACCAGCGGCTGGAGCACTTTGACCGGATCCTGGAGATGCAGACTTTTGAGGGACTAGATATCCCCAACATCCTGGACCACGAGTGAGCATGGCACCGTGAGCaccccgacgccagcccagactAACAGCCTCTTCCCAGCCATGGGCCCCACACAGCGTGAGCCTGTGCTGGGTCCGCCACCTCCTCCCAGCCCCTTCCAGTGCCCCATCAGCCCTGCCTGTTAGAGCTCTGGGGCCcgccctccttcctgcccccctgCCCTGGTGAGATGTCATTGGTGCTTCTGAACATCCCGGGTCAAGGTCCTTGTGGCTCAGCCTTTCTTGGTGGCCCACTGAGGTTGAGGAAGGGAGAACTACAGCTCGCTGCACATTTGCCACCTGCCTCTCTGGCGGGTCTGTTTGACCTGCATGGTGATGTAGGAGCCAGGCCAGTTGTCTCCTACATCTGGCTTCTTCCCTGCCCCTGGGCTGAGCAGAGCTGCATCCCCATTGCTTCTCCCTTCTCTGACTTCATCCCAAACCCTCAGGCGGCCCTCCTTTCTTTCTGAAGCCTCATTCTCTGGTTCGGAGACATGAACTTCCGAATCGAGGACTTTGGCTTGCACTTTGTCCGGGAATCCGTCAAACACCAGAGCTACAGCCAGCTGTGGGAGAAGGATCAggtatggggtgggggagggtcccCAGGGGTGGCCTGCCAGGATAGTGGGGAGAGCGGCTCTTCAGCTGGAGGAGCCGTGTGCAGCTGTTAGGTGTGTATAGGAGGAGGGCCCGTGGCCCACCAGAGCACCGTAGCACCATCCGCCCTGCAAGCAGCAGCGGCCAGGTCTTGAGCTGTTGGAAGACCCACCTCGCCTGTTGTTTGTCCATCCTCAGGCCTACTCGCCTCCTTGAGGACAAGATACCACCCCTCTGGGGGTCCTCAGCTCCCTCAACTCACTGTCCCTCTGACCTGTGTGTGCTCCTGGGTCCCAGAGAGATGCAGCTCAACCCTGGTCCCTGTAGTTCAGGATAGGAAACAGCAGGCCGCtgcctccctgggcctggggggtACTATTTTGAAAAGCATTCAGCTGTAGGACGTGGCGGCCGAGGCCGCATGAGCCGGGTGCTGAGGGAGTGACCGGCATTGCTTGACTCTTGCCTGACTCCTGACGGCACGTGCGACCTGCTGATGCTGCGGAGACGGTGACAGTGCTTCCCTCTACAGCTCAGCATTGCCAAGAAGCACGACCCCCTGCTCCGAGAGTTCCACGAGGGGCCCCTGCTCTTCCCACCCACCTACAAATTCGATCGGCACTCCAACAACTATGACACCAGGTGAGGGGGCCTATCTGGGATGAGCAGAGACAGGTCTGTCCTGGCTGCAATGGGCGCTGTCTGAGAAAGTCTGAGGAAAGCA
This window of the Tenrec ecaudatus isolate mTenEca1 chromosome 10, mTenEca1.hap1, whole genome shotgun sequence genome carries:
- the INPP5K gene encoding inositol polyphosphate 5-phosphatase K isoform X1, with translation MAAVGLRKPSEQSGRSLRIHVVTWNVASAAPPLDLNDLLQLNNQNLNLDIYIIGLQEMNCGIISLLSDMAFEDPWSSFFMDVLSPLSFMKVSCVRMQGLLLLIFAKHQHVPFIQILSTKSTPTGLFGYWGNKGGVNICLKLYGYYISIINCHLPPHLTNNDQRLEHFDRILEMQTFEGLDIPNILDHDLILWFGDMNFRIEDFGLHFVRESVKHQSYSQLWEKDQLSIAKKHDPLLREFHEGPLLFPPTYKFDRHSNNYDTSEKKRKPAWTDRILWRLKRQPQASLQDPSQLAPPFSLSLRSYVSHMMYCISDHKPVTGTFDLEMKPLVSAPLITLTPEGLWTMEKDMLVSYSLASDFLSSPWDWIGLYKVGLRHINDYVTYVWVRDNQVSISDGLNQVYINTTNIPETEEEFLLCYYSSSLQSVVGISKPFQICPRSSLGEDIQGYAHLQI
- the INPP5K gene encoding inositol polyphosphate 5-phosphatase K isoform X2; this translates as MNCGIISLLSDMAFEDPWSSFFMDVLSPLSFMKVSCVRMQGLLLLIFAKHQHVPFIQILSTKSTPTGLFGYWGNKGGVNICLKLYGYYISIINCHLPPHLTNNDQRLEHFDRILEMQTFEGLDIPNILDHDLILWFGDMNFRIEDFGLHFVRESVKHQSYSQLWEKDQLSIAKKHDPLLREFHEGPLLFPPTYKFDRHSNNYDTSEKKRKPAWTDRILWRLKRQPQASLQDPSQLAPPFSLSLRSYVSHMMYCISDHKPVTGTFDLEMKPLVSAPLITLTPEGLWTMEKDMLVSYSLASDFLSSPWDWIGLYKVGLRHINDYVTYVWVRDNQVSISDGLNQVYINTTNIPETEEEFLLCYYSSSLQSVVGISKPFQICPRSSLGEDIQGYAHLQI